ACCTAAAATAAACTTAAAAAATAATTTACAAATTCAAATTTCTCAATTAGATTATGACAAATATTTAGGTGTTATTGGTATTGGACGAATACATCAAGGAATTATTTGCAATAATCAAATAGTATCTATCATTAATCAAAAAGGAACAATAAAACAAGGGAAAATAGGAAAAATATTAAAATATTTTGGATTACAAAAAATAGAAGTAAATAATGCGCATTCTGGAGAAATTATCGCAATTACTGGACTAAATAATTTACATATTTCAGATACTATTTGTGACATTAATAATAATATTCCATTACCTCCAGTAAAAATAGATCCTCCAACAGTAAATATGTTATTTTCTGTAAATACTTCACCATTTTGTGGTCAAGAAGGAAAATATATTACTTCTACTAAAATATATGACAGATTACGAAAAGAAATAAAACATAATATTTCTATGAAAATTCAAAAAACATCCGACTCTAATATTTTTTCTGTTTCTGGACGCGGTGAATTACATTTATCTATATTAATTGAAACTATGAGACGAGAAGGATTTGAACTAGAAGTATCAAGACCAAAAATTATTTTTAAATATCAGAATGATATTACAACTGAACCTTTTGAAAATGTTGTTATAGATATTGAAAACCAACATCAAGGAATAATAATAGAATATATGGGACAAAAAAAAGGAAAAATGAAAAATATTATTCCTGATTATCAAGGACGAACAAAATTAGAATATATTGTATCTAGTAGAGCATTAATAGGTTTTCAAAATGAATTTATGAATATTACATCAGGAACAGGATTATTTTATTCATCTTTTTCACATTATGGTAAAAAACAAAATCATAATATTGGTAACAGAAAAAATGGTGTATTAATATCTAACGGTACTGGTATAACAACAGGATTTGCATTATTCAATCTACAAAATAGAGGTAAATTATTTTTAGGACATGCAGAAAAAGTTTATCAAGGCCAAATTATTGGAATACATAATAGATCCAATGATCTAACTGTAAATTGTTTAACTGGTAAAAAATTAACTAATATGAGAGCATCCGGTACAGATGAAGCAATATCTTTAATTCCTCCTATTAATATGACATTAGAAAAGGCATTGGGATTTATCAATGACGATGAATTAGTTGAAATTACTCCATCTGCTATTAGAATACGTAAAAAATATCTTACTGAAAATGACCGTAAAATACAGATACGAAAAAATAAACAACATAAAAAAATACAAAATTCTTAATTGAAGATTTTTAATAATACCATGTATTATAAATATTTAATATCATAAAAATAAATCATACATTTATATAATTATTATTTATAACAGATAAAAACTTTTAAAATATTTAAAATATATTTGATAATATTTTTAAAATATTCAATAAATTTTATTTAATTATAAAATAACTTGTAACATCATTTGATAGACGGTAAATATTTTTTAAACTGACTATATTTTTTAAAATACCTTGAATACAAAAAATATTTTTTTTAATTTGAAGAACAAAAAATATATTTCCTACTTTTTTCCAACTATTATCATACATTTCTATATCTTCTAGAAGACATGGTACATTCTTAGTAATCCCAATCAAACAATATAAATTTCTTTTATTAATATTACGAAAATGTAAACGTGAAATAACTTCTTGACCACAATAACAACCCTTGTCAAAATCTATTCCTTTTAAATTTTCTAAATTAAGTTCTTGAGGAATAAATTTTCCTGTAGTTTTTATATTTAACATCGGAAAACCAGATTGTATATCTAAAAATAACCATTTATTTAAATTACATTGTATTGATTGTTTTAATAAAAAAGTTTTTACATCTAAAAAATCTTTCTGTTTAAGAATTAACAAAAAACGTTCAATTGGATTATCAAACCATAGTAAGACATTATCATTAACATATACAACTGTTTTATTTTTATCGGGTAAAATATTAAAAAAATCTGATAAAACCTTTCGACAATTTAATCCGAAAACTCCTAATAAAGTAAATTTACTTAATTGTACAATATTCACATCTGAAAATATTGAATACCTTTTTAATTCATTTATTTGTATTTTAGAAAGATCATTTTGTTGAATATAAGCATATCCATGATTATAATGGAATAAATGTAATATATTCCATACCTTACCTCGTGCATTACAATGAGCAGATAAAATATGTTTATTATAATTTAATAAAAATAAATTTCTAGTAATTTGACTTTGTAAATATTTTTTGCTGTCCAATCCTGATACCCATATTAATGACCAATCATATAATATTGCAAAAGAACATAAAAATTTAGTTAAAACCACATTAGAAGTATGATAATTATTACTTTTACAAATATTAAAAATATTCATAATATTTTTTCTAATATCAAATAATATATATAAGTATTTTATGATAAATACCATAAATATTCATAAAAAAATAAATATACATAATAAAATATATTTCATTGAATAATATACAATATTATTGTAAAATATTATATTAATTAAAATAAATATATACAATATTAACATAATATAGAATTTTCATATATTTTATGTTCGTAAGAATAACCATATTAACATATAAATTAATAAACATAAATTGTAAAATATGATTCAATTAAAAAAAATAAAAAAAATTATAGAAATAAAAAAAATATTAAATCAATCTAAAACATGGTTGAATATTGAACGTAATAAAAAAATTCAAGAAAAAAAAAATAAAATTACAAAAATTATTTCAAAAATTCAAAATATTGAAAATAATATTAATGAAATTATAAAATTTATTAAATTATCAATAGAAATGAAAGATACAAGTATCATTTCAGATATAACCAAAGAAATAAAAAAAATAAAAAAAAAAATAAAAAAAACTAATTTTTATTACATTTTTTCTAAAAAACATGATTATTTAAATTGTTATTTAGATATACAATCTGGATCAGGGGGCATTGATGCACAAGATTGGTCCAAAATGTTGATGAGAATGTATTTAAAATGGTTAAACAAAAAAAAATTTAAAACAGAAAAAATCAGTGAAATATATGGAGAAAATTCTGGTATAAAATCATCTACTATTCGGGTAATAGGAAAATACGCATTTGGATGGTTAAGAACAGAAACAGGTATTCATCGATTAATTAGAAAAAGTCCATTTAATTCAGGAAAACGTCGTCACACATCTTTTAGTTCCATATTTATTTATCCTGAAATTAATAAAAAAACTAATATAAATATTAATCCTTCAGATTTAAAAATAGATTTTTACAAATCTTCTGGATCTGGAGGACAACATGTAAATCGAACAGAATCAGCAGTAAGAATCACTCATTTACCCACATCATTAGTCACCCAATGCCAAAACCAAAGATCTCAACACAAAAATAAAGAACAAGCAATAAAACAAATGAAATCAAAATTATATAACTTAGAAATAAAAAAAAGAATAAAAAAACAACAAGATATTGAAAATAGTAAATCATCAATTGGTTGGGGTAATCAAATTAGATCATATATATTAGATGACTCAAGAATTAAAGATCTTAGAACAGGTCTTGAAATACGTGATACTCAATCAGTACTCAATGGTAATCTAGATCAATTTATTGAAAAAAGTTTAAAAATAGGATTATAAAACTATATTATGTTAAATAAAAAAAAAAAAAACAATAAGAATTTTATAAACCAAAATAATGAATATGAAACAAGAAAAAAAAAACTTCAAAATATTCGTCAAATAGGTTTTGATTTTCCTAATCATTTTAAACCTAATATAAGTATTCCAAAAATTTATAAAAAATACATTGTTAAAAACCATCAAGAACTCAAAAAAATTCATAAAACAGTTAAAATTACAGGACGTATGATTCAACAACGTATTATGGGAAAAGCTTCATTTATTATTATAAAAAATATGCAAGATAAAATTCAAATTTATGTTACAGAAACAAAAATATCTTCAGAAATTTATCAAAAACAATTTAAAACATGGGATTTAGGTGATATTCTAGGCATAGAAGGAACAATATTCAAAACAAAAACCCAAGAATTATCTATATATTGTACAAAAATTTATTTATTATGTAAATCATTACGTCCTCTACCAAATAAATTCCATGGATTATTAAATCAAGAAACTAAATATCGTCAAAGATATCTCGATTTAATTACTAACCCCCAATCTATGGAAAACTTTAAAACACGTTCAAAAACTTTAACAATTATTCGAAATTTTATGCATAATAATAATTTTATAGAAGTTGAAACACCTATTTTACAAAATATTCCTGGAGGTGCAACCGCAAAACCATTTAAAACATATCATAATACTTTACATAAAAAAATGTACTTACGCATATCTCCAGAATTATATTTAAAAAAATTAATTATTGGAGGATTTAATCGTATATACGAAATAAGTCGAAATTTTAGAAATGAAGGAATTTCTTCAAAACATAATCCTGAATTTACTATGATGGAACTTTATATGACCTATTCTAATTATCAAGATTTAATGAATTTCATAGAAAAATTAATGCAAATAATAATAAAAAAAATCATAGGATCATATAAAATAAAATATAATACAAATGTTCTTAACTTAAGTCCACCATATCAAAGATTTACAATGAAAGAATCAATTCTACATTATTATCCAAATATTCATAAATCCGATCTAAAAAATCTAGAAATAACTAAAAAAATTGCAAATACACTTGATATCAATGTTAAAAACCATTGGAATATCGGAAAAATAATCTCTGAAATTTTTGAAACAACAATAGAAAAAAAATTGATTCAACCAACATTTATTACAGAATATCCTATTGAAATTTCTCCTTTATCTAGACGAAATAACATAAAAAAACATATTGCAGATAGATTTGAATTTTTTATTGGAGGAATAGAAATAGGAAATGGATTTTCTGAATTAAATGATTCCGAAGACCAAAAAAAACGATTTTTACAACAAGATAACAATAAAAATCAATTAACAAATCAAAAAATATCATATAATAAAGAATATATTACTGCTATGGAATATGGATTACCCCCAACAGCAGGTTTAGGTATTGGTATTGATAGATTAATAATGATTATAACCAATCAAAAAAATATACGAGACATCATTTTGTTTCCTACACTTCGTAATTCAAAAAAAAATAAAATATAAATTACATTATATTATAATAAGAAAAATATGTTCAATTTAAATAAAAAAAAAACAACACTAAATGTCCCAAATATATTATCAGTAATCAAAAAATATGATACTCCTATTTGGATGTATGACGGAAATACTATTAAAAAAAAAATAAATATGTTAAAACAATTTGATATTGTTCGATTCGCACAAAAATCATGTTCTAATATTCACATACTTCGTTTTATGAAACAGTTTAATATAAAAATTGATGCAGTATCATTGGGTGAAATAGAACGTGCCCTCCTTGCAGGATTTACACCAAAAAATGATGAAATTATCTTTACATCAGACATTATAGATGATCAAACATTAAAAAAAGTTATTCATCACAATATTACAATAAATGTCGGCTCATTAAATATGTTAGAACAAATAGGAAAAATATCACCTCAACACCGAATATGGATTCGTATTAATCCACAGTTTGGACATGGACATAACAAAAAAACTAATACCGGAGGAGAAAACAGTAAACATGGTATATGGAATCCAGAATTAGCATTACCATTAATAAAAAAATATCAACTGAATCTTATAGGATTACATATGCATATTGGATCAGGAACAAACTATCAACACTTAAAAAAAGTATGTGATGCTATGTTAAAACAAGTAATAAAATTAAATCAAGATATTCAATATATTTCTGCAGGAGGAGGTTTACCAATTCCATACACACGTAATGAAAAAAAAATAAATATCAACAATTATTTTCAATTATGGAATAATACAAAAAAAAAAATTGAACAATACCTTCATCATCCTATAACATTAGAAATTGAACCAGGTCGTTTTTTAGTTGCAGAATCAGGAATTTTAGTAGCCAAAGTATATGCTAAAAAAGAAACAAAAAACAAAAAATTTATTTTAGTTGAATCAGGATTTAATGATTTAATAAGACCGGTTATGTATGGTAGTTACCACCATATCTCAATTATAGGACACAATAATCGTATTATTGATAAAAAAAAAAAAGAAAAAGTTATCATAGGTGGACCATTATGTGAATCAGGAGATATATTCACACAAGATGCACAAGGAGAACTTAAAGAACGAAATCTACCTAAAATAAAAATAGGAGATTATATTGTTTTGCACAATACAGGAGCATATGGATCTTCTATGTCTTCTAACTATAATACTAAACCCTTAATACCAGAAATATTATTTGAAAATCACTATCCTAGAATAATCCGGAAACGACAAACTATAAAAGAATTATTAAAACTAGAAACAGATATCACATTTCAATATTAAATATAATGTCACAATATATATATTGAATCATACAATACCATTATTTTTTATATAACAAAAAAAATAAAGTTATATTATTTACATATTTTGATTAATTATTAATTAAACATAATAAATTTAATGTATGATTATAAAATAACCAATATCAAATATTATATTTAATAATATTAATTATATTATAAATATTTAAAATATTATACATGTATAAAATTTATACATTAAGTAAACTATGTTAAAATAAATAAAATTATTATAAATATTATTACTTTAAAATATATTATAACTAATGATAAAATGAATTCAAAATATAAAACATTTAAAAATATAAACATTTTATACCATATATAAAAAATATTATTATAATATAAATAAATAAAAAATTTTAAATATTTTTAGAAAATAATGAACCAAAAAAACAAAAAAGTTTATATAAAAACTTGGGGTTGTCAAATGAATGAATATGATTCATTAATGATAACTAACATATTACAAGAAAATCAAAAATATACTATAACCAATTCCGAAAACGATGCAAATATTTTAATTTTAAATACTTGTTCAATACGCGAAAAAGCACATGAAAAATTATTTCATCAACTAGGTAGATGGAAAAAACTAAAAAAAAATAATCCTAATATTATTATTGCAGTTGGAGGTTGTGTTGCTAATCAAGAAGGAAAAAAAATTTTAATCCGATCGCAACATGTTGATATTATTTTTGGGACACAAACTTTACATCGTTTACCAAGTATGATTAATAAAAAAATCCAACATCAAAAACCCATGATAGATATTACCTTTCCAAAATTAGAAAAATTTAAAAATGTATTAATACCAAAAAAAAATATTTATTCCGCTTCGATATCGATTATGGAAGGTTGCAATAAATATTGTTCTTTTTGTATTGTTCCATATACACGAGGTAAAGAAATTAGTAGACCATTACGTAATATTTTAGATGAAATTTATAAATTAGTTGATCACGGTGCTAAAGAAATTATTTTATTAGGACAAAACGTTAACGCATATTATAGTATTGATAAAAATGGAAAAAAATGTACATTTTCTGAATTACTACAAATCATAGCATCAATAAAAAATATTAAACGTATTCGATTTCTAACAAGTAATCCAATGAATTTTAATGAAGATATTATTCAAATATATTATAATACATCTAAATTAGTTAGTTTTTTACATCTTCCTATACAAAGTGGTTCCAACAAAATTTTAAAATTAATGAAAAGATCATATTCAGTAGAAAAATACAAAGAAATTATAAAAAAATTAATTATAGCACGACCAAATATACAAATAAGTTCTGATTTTATTATTGGTTTTCCTGGAGAAACAAATTATGATTTTCAAAAAACTATGGACATAATTTCAGATCTAAATTTTGATATGAGTTACAGTTTTATATATTCACCTCGACCAGGAACTCCAGCATCCAAACTAAAAGATAATATTAACATAACTGAAAAAAAAATAAGATTAAACATTCTACAAAATCAAATTAATAAACAAACACAACAATGGACTCAAAAAATGTTAAATACTTTTCAAAATGTATTAATAGAACGATGTATTGATAAAAAAAAAAATAAATTTTTAGGAAAAACAGAAAACAATCGAACAGTAATACTAACAAGTCACCAAAATATACTAGGGAAAATTGTAAAAGTTTACGTGAATCAAATTCAAAAAAACTTTTTAACAGGAAAATATGATAAATAAATATTTATTATATACAAAGAAATTATTACAATAATATAAATTATTATTAAAATAAAATTAAACAATATGAAAAATATTAAACTGAATATACAAAATAATACTGATAATCATTATCAAATATCAAAAAAAAAAATTAAAATATGGATACATCGAATTATAAAAAAAAAATGTGAAATTACTATTCGTATCGTAAATATATTAGAAATAAAACAATTAAATTATACATATCGAAAACAAAATAAACCTACTAATATATTATCTTTCCCTTTTGAATCGATTCCACATATTAAATCTCAATTTATTGGAGATTTAATAATTTGTTTAGAAATAATAAAAAAAGAATCACAATCACAACAAAAAACAATTGAAGAGCATTTAGCTCATATTATAATCCACGGAACATTACATTTACTTGGATACACACATGATAATATTTATAACACAAAAATTATGCAATATATAGAAATAAAAAATATGATTAAATTAGGATATAAAAATCCATATTTACCATTAAAATATTAATACAATACAAAATAAAATATAACACTTTAATCAATAAAAAATAAATAATATGTATAAAAATATTATTTACATAATATAAAAAAAATATTAAAAAATTTTATATCAATTAATATCAAAATCTTATATAAAATATTTTAAAAAACAAAATATATTAAATGATATTATTACATAAAAAATAATAAAATAATTAATAAAAAATTTATAAAATATTTTTTAATATAATAAATATAACAATATAATAAATAAAAACAACTAATATAAAATATTTTTTAATCAATATCTAAAAACTATTATAAAATCTATTCATCTAAAATTATAAATATACATTATAACAATAATTATATAAAATGTTTTCATACCTAAAAAATATTATTTCATATTAAAAACTTTGAATTAATTGTTTATCTAAAATATTTAAACCTATAATATAGTATACCTGATAATCAATATTCAAAAATTATATTATAAAATTCAAATGATATAATATATCATATAAAATTGTCAATAATAAATTAAAAACCATATTAAAACTAATTACTAAAAAAATATTTTTCAAAAAATTGTATAAAAATAAAAAATAGATATAATAAAAACATAAATATAAAAAATAAATCATAATTGAATAACCATAAAACGTTAACAAATTAAAAAATTTAAAAATTTTTTTCATATCAAATTGAATCACAAAATATCAATATTATGAAAACTTTTAATTACATAAAAACTTCAATATCTCAAAATTGTCTTTTAATGATTCAAAAAATATAAATATATATTATAAATGTCTTGAATCAATCATAAAAAACATAAAAAATATTACATACTAAATATAATATATAAAATCAACACATAAATGGAATATCTATATAAATAATGTATATATTCACCAATAAAAAATGAATTTCATAAATAATATTACATATATCTATAAATTCATTCATATTATTATATTCAATAATATAATAATATCAATTAAAAAATAATAATTTGATTATACAATATGAAAAAAAAATATATTCCAGAAATAATTGAATCTTATGTACAAAAATATTGGGATAAACATAAAACATTTCAAGTCCAAAAAAACATAAAAAAAAAAAAATATTATTGTTTATCAATGTTACCATATCCATCAGGTAGACTACATATGGGGCACGTAAGAAATTATACAATAAGTGACGTTATCGCTAGACATCAGAGAATGTTAGGAAAAAATGTTTTACATCCCATCGGATGGGATGCATTTGGTTTACCTGCTGAAGAAGCTGCAATAAAAAATAATACTATCCCATCAAAATGGACTTATAAAAATATAAAATTTATGAAAAAACAATTAAAAAAACTTGGGTTTAGTTATGATTGGAATAGAGAAATTACAACATGTGACCCCAAATATTATCGATGGGAACAATGGTTTTTTAATAAATTATATGAAAAAAATTTAGTTTATAAAAAAAAATCACTAGTTAATTGGTGCCCTTATGATAAAACAGTACTTGCTAATGAACAAGTAAATAATGGAAAATGTTGGAGATGCCAATCAAATATTATATTTAAATTCATCCCACAATGGTTTATTAAAATTACTAAATATGCTGAAAAATTGTTACAAGATTTAAATTTATTAAAAAAATGGCCTAAAAAAGTAATTAAAATGCAAAAAAACTGGATTGGAAAATCAAATGGATTTGAAATAAATTTCAATATTCATAATAAAAATAAAAAAATAAAAATTTATACTACGCAATTAGAAAAAATTATGGGCATGACCTATGTATCCATTTCTCCATATCATCCATTAGCTATAACAGAATCAAAAAAAAATCATAAAATTAAAAAATTCATTACAAAAATATGTTATAAAAATAAAATATTTAATAAAAATATTCATGCCAAAATATTAGGAATAAAAATTAAAAAAAATGTCCTGCATCCTATTACAAAACAAATTATTCCTATATGGATTACTAATCATTTAATATTAGAAAACAATATAAATATCACGATATCTATTCCAGCACATAACAAATATGATTGGAAATTTGCAGTAAAATATCGTATAGATATTAAAAATGTAATTTCGTCAAAAAATCCAAATATCTTACATCAAAAAAATACATATAAAAATTTAAATACTGAATTTTTATCAAACTCAAATCAATTTAATGGTTTAAATAATCAAATAGGATCCAAAAAAATTTTTGATACTTTACACAAAAATAATATAATAAAAAAAAAAAAAAAATATAAATTACAAGATTGGAGTATATCCAGACAAAGATATTGGGGCACACCAATACCTATGGTAAGAAAAAAAAATGGAACCATTGTACCAATATCCAATAATCAATTACCTATTACCCCACCTAAAATTAATAATATGCAAGAACTTAAAAATATTGATAATATCTACAAAAAATGGTCTAAAACAAAAATAAATAATCAATCAGTAATACGAGAAATTGATACATTTGATACTTTTATGGAATCTTCTTGGTATTATATTAGATATACCAATCCCCATTATCATAAAGGTATGACTTGTAAAAACGACTCACAATATTGGTTACCTGTTGATCAATATATAGGAGGAATTGAACACGCTACTATGCATTTAATATATTTCAGATTTTATCATAAACTATTATATGATTTCAATCTTGTAACTTCTAAAGAACCAGTAATTCAATTATTATGTCAAGGCATGGTATTAAATCATGCATTTTATCATATTAATGATAAAGGTCAAAAAATATGGATGGACCCAAATACAATAAAATATAAAAAAGATACAAAAGGAAATATAAAAAAAATTATTTCTAATAATCACAAAATTATTTATTCTGGAATGATAAAAATGTCAAAATCTAAAAATAATGGAATAGAACCCGAATTAATAATCCAAAAATATGGCGCAGATACAATACGATTATTTATTATGTTTTCTGCCCCAGTAGATTCAGAATTAGAATGGAATGAATCAGGTGTTCAAGGAATGTATCGATTTTTACAAAAACTTTGGGATATTACATATATGTATCGAAAAAATATTAAAAAAAATCAACATAACAAAATACAAAATCAAAATATAGAAAAAAAACTTCAATCTGAATTAAATATTACAATTTTTGAAGTTTCTTATGATATAAAATATCGTCAATCTTTTCATACAGCAATATCAAAAATTATTAAATTCACAAATTCAATTTTTCATTTATTTATAAAAAATCAAATAAATCACGATTTAATGAAAAATATATTAAATACTATTATAAAAATGCTATATCCATTTACTCCACATTTTAGTTTCATATTATGGAAAAAATTAAAAAATAAAAATACTATCGATTATGTACCATGGCCAAAATATAACTTAAAATTCATACAAGAAAAATACAATAATATAATAATACAAATAAATGGAAAAAAAAAAGAAATTATTACAGTTCAACATAATACTTCACAAGAAAAAATACTCAAGATCATAAAAAAAATAAATAAAATTAAGATAATACTTCAAAAATATATAATTATAAAAATAATATTTATTGAAAATAAATTAATAAATTTAATTGTACAAAATAAAAATGATTAATATTACCATCCACAATCTAGAACAAGAATTAAAAAAAAAAATATACTTTTATCATTTTATAATAGAAAAAGAATTTGTTATTTATCAAGAAATAAAAAAAACTA
This portion of the Buchnera aphidicola (Stegophylla sp.) genome encodes:
- the leuS gene encoding leucine--tRNA ligase; amino-acid sequence: MKKKYIPEIIESYVQKYWDKHKTFQVQKNIKKKKYYCLSMLPYPSGRLHMGHVRNYTISDVIARHQRMLGKNVLHPIGWDAFGLPAEEAAIKNNTIPSKWTYKNIKFMKKQLKKLGFSYDWNREITTCDPKYYRWEQWFFNKLYEKNLVYKKKSLVNWCPYDKTVLANEQVNNGKCWRCQSNIIFKFIPQWFIKITKYAEKLLQDLNLLKKWPKKVIKMQKNWIGKSNGFEINFNIHNKNKKIKIYTTQLEKIMGMTYVSISPYHPLAITESKKNHKIKKFITKICYKNKIFNKNIHAKILGIKIKKNVLHPITKQIIPIWITNHLILENNINITISIPAHNKYDWKFAVKYRIDIKNVISSKNPNILHQKNTYKNLNTEFLSNSNQFNGLNNQIGSKKIFDTLHKNNIIKKKKKYKLQDWSISRQRYWGTPIPMVRKKNGTIVPISNNQLPITPPKINNMQELKNIDNIYKKWSKTKINNQSVIREIDTFDTFMESSWYYIRYTNPHYHKGMTCKNDSQYWLPVDQYIGGIEHATMHLIYFRFYHKLLYDFNLVTSKEPVIQLLCQGMVLNHAFYHINDKGQKIWMDPNTIKYKKDTKGNIKKIISNNHKIIYSGMIKMSKSKNNGIEPELIIQKYGADTIRLFIMFSAPVDSELEWNESGVQGMYRFLQKLWDITYMYRKNIKKNQHNKIQNQNIEKKLQSELNITIFEVSYDIKYRQSFHTAISKIIKFTNSIFHLFIKNQINHDLMKNILNTIIKMLYPFTPHFSFILWKKLKNKNTIDYVPWPKYNLKFIQEKYNNIIIQINGKKKEIITVQHNTSQEKILKIIKKINKIKIILQKYIIIKIIFIENKLINLIVQNKND